The Desulfobacterales bacterium genome includes the window TTCATTGTCGATCGCAAAAAGGACATGATCATTTCGAGCGGATATAATGTCTATCCGCGGGACATCGAAGAAGTGCTCTTTGATCATCCCAAAATCAAGGAGGCTGCGGCTGTGGGCATCCCTCACCCGAAACGGGGAGAAGCGATCAAGGTATATGTGGTCTTAAAAGACGATGCGCAGGCCACGAAAGCAGAACTCATGGCCTATTGCACGGAACGCCTTGCCAAATACAAGCATCCCTCTGACATTGAAATAAGAGAGGCATTGCCCAAGAGCAACATTGGAAAGGTCTTAAAGCGGGAATTGCGGGCCGAAGCCCTCGGCAAGACCCGAACACCATAACCGCAACGGAGCCATTACGAATAATCCGATACGGTTATATCGTATCTCCTAATCTTTTCATTCAGTGTTTTTCTAACAATACCAAGCTGTTGAGATGCTCGGCCGTGATGTCCGTTCGCAAGTTTGAGCGCCCGGATGATGCACAGCCGTTCCATCTCCCTGAGACTTAAGTCTTCGGATTCGATTTGTCCAGCTTCTTTAAAGGGCAGCAGGGACGTAGGAATTTGTTCTTCCCTGGTCGAAATAACCGCTCGTTCCACCACATTCACCAATTCCCGAACATTTCCGGGCCAATCATAAAATTTCATTCCCAACAACGCCCCTTCGGTAAACCCTTTTACTGCTTTGGAATAGGTCTTACTAAACCGGGCAAGATAATACTCCGCAAGAGGCGCAATATCATCCCTTCGCTCCCGCAAGGGCGGAATATTGATCGTGTAGACATTCAGCCGATAGAGTAAATCCGACCGGAACCGGCCCGCATCGACCTCCAGTTGAAGGTTCCGGTTGGTGGCGGCGATAATGCGAAAATCCGTGGGAATGTTTTTGACGCCACCGATGCGCTTGATCATTCGCGTCTCAAGCACCCGCAATAGCTTTGATTGAAGGGCTGCCGGCGCCTCGCTGATTTCATCGAGAAATAGCGTCCCCTTGTTCACCACTTCAAAAAGTCCTTTTTTCAGGGCAACGGCACCCGTAAACGATCCGCGCTCATGCCCAAACAATTCGCTTTCCAGCACGCCC containing:
- a CDS encoding sigma-54 dependent transcriptional regulator; the protein is MDARKIILLVNENQSFLDLFLTLPETDAYDVIATTSGEAALAHLKSQPVDLLIANVQMPGMGGIELFERARDLVPEVPVILITARGFADEAVDVVKRGVFHYFEKPLDRDIQLFWAAIREALGEPNTQHRMTLIKRREVIQSESKRQIIGCSKAIWKLLNQIQEVADLKVTVLIQGETGTGKELVARAIHEMGCRRDYPFFGISCTELSPGVLESELFGHERGSFTGAVALKKGLFEVVNKGTLFLDEISEAPAALQSKLLRVLETRMIKRIGGVKNIPTDFRIIAATNRNLQLEVDAGRFRSDLLYRLNVYTINIPPLRERRDDIAPLAEYYLARFSKTYSKAVKGFTEGALLGMKFYDWPGNVRELVNVVERAVISTREEQIPTSLLPFKEAGQIESEDLSLREMERLCIIRALKLANGHHGRASQQLGIVRKTLNEKIRRYDITVSDYS